The Armatimonadota bacterium nucleotide sequence GGTAGGAGTCCGCTCCGGTGAGGGAGATGCTGCTGGCCCTGAACATCAACAACACCCAGATCAAGGTCGGTGTCTACCGGGACGCGGCGCTGCTGGTCCACTGGCGCCTGGCCACGGTCCTGGACAGGACCGACGACGAGTACGCCATGCTCCTGCGGGCGCTGTTCCAGCACGCCGGGATGGAGTTCGCCGGAGTGGAGGCGGCCGCCATCTCCTCGGTGGTGCCGCCGCTCACCGACGTCTTCGACCGCCTGTGCCGTCGGTACTTCCGGGTCACGCCTCTGGTGGTGGGCCCCGGGGTGCGCACCGGGATCCGGATCCTGTACGAGAACCCCAAGGAGGTGGGGGCGGACCGGATCTGCAATGCGGTGGCCGTGTACGCCCGGTACGGGGGGCCCGCCATCGTGGTGGACTTCGGCACCGCCACCACCTTCACCGCGGTGTCCGCCGACGGGGACTTCCTGGGCGGCGCCATCGCGCCCGGCATCGGCATCTCGGTGGACGCCCTGGCCGAGCACACGGCCCAGCTCCCCCGCATCGAGCTCAGCAAGCCCCGCACCGTGATCGGCCGCTCCACCGTCACCGCCATGCAGGCCGGCATCGTCTACGGTTTCGTGGGACAGGTGGAGGAGATCATCCGCCGGATGCGGGCGGAACTGGGCGCGCCCGCGGTGGTGGTGGCCACCGGCGGGTGGGCGGAGCTGATCGCCGACGAGTGCCGGTCCATCGACCACCTGGACCCGCTGCTGACCCTGGAGGGCCTGCGGCTCATCCACGAACGCAACCGCCCGGCGGCCCGGGGCGTGGAGGCGGTAGAGCGGTGACACGCGTGGAACGCGGAGACGGGGGTGGCGGCGCCGCAGTGGGGCAGGAATCCCCCACCGCGGCGCGTAGTAGAGCCGAGGGCATGAAGGTCAAGCGGGTCGTGTCGGTCAGCCTCGGGAGCAGCAGCCGCGACCACCGCGTGGAACTGGAGATCCTGGGCCAGCGGGTGATCGTGGAGCGCATCGGCACCGACGGCGATGTGCGCCGGGCCCGGCGCCTGCTGGAGGAGCTGGACGGGCAGGTGGACGCCCTGGGCCTGGGCGGCACGGACCTCTACCTGACCGCCGGGTCCCGCCGCTACCGGATCCGGGAGACCGCCGCCCTGGTCCGCAACGTCCGGCGTACCCCGTTCGTGGACGGCGGGGGGCTGAAGGCCTCCTGGGAGCGGTGGCTGATCACCGAGTACCTGCCCACCCGGCGGGGGCTGTCCTTCCGGGGGCGGCGGGTGCTGCTGGTTTCCTCGGTGGACCGCTACGGGATGGCGGAAGCCTTCGCCCTGGCTGGCGCCCAGACGATTTTCGGCGACTTCCTGTTCGCCCTGGGGTTGCCGATCCCCCTGCGCTCGCTGACCTCGGTGAAAATCCTGGCCGCCCTGATCCTCCCGTGGCTGTCCCAGGCGCCCATCGCCTGGCTGTACC carries:
- a CDS encoding type III pantothenate kinase, with protein sequence MLLALNINNTQIKVGVYRDAALLVHWRLATVLDRTDDEYAMLLRALFQHAGMEFAGVEAAAISSVVPPLTDVFDRLCRRYFRVTPLVVGPGVRTGIRILYENPKEVGADRICNAVAVYARYGGPAIVVDFGTATTFTAVSADGDFLGGAIAPGIGISVDALAEHTAQLPRIELSKPRTVIGRSTVTAMQAGIVYGFVGQVEEIIRRMRAELGAPAVVVATGGWAELIADECRSIDHLDPLLTLEGLRLIHERNRPAARGVEAVER
- a CDS encoding quinate 5-dehydrogenase — encoded protein: MKVKRVVSVSLGSSSRDHRVELEILGQRVIVERIGTDGDVRRARRLLEELDGQVDALGLGGTDLYLTAGSRRYRIRETAALVRNVRRTPFVDGGGLKASWERWLITEYLPTRRGLSFRGRRVLLVSSVDRYGMAEAFALAGAQTIFGDFLFALGLPIPLRSLTSVKILAALILPWLSQAPIAWLYPTGKKQERITPRWERYYRWADVVAGDFHLIRRYMPPDLRGKLILTQTITRADLEELRSRGVWLLVTDGPDMGGRAFATNVLQGVIVALLERPPEAISPEEYLQTALRAGFEPGYYELNPDLAPPWAPARPAAAATP